The Methanohalophilus portucalensis genome window below encodes:
- a CDS encoding ArsR/SmtB family transcription factor — MIIPEPIKCEIEYKGGVDNLYKKMPPEDEFKRWSEIHHALSSPLRLKILYMVARQPLCVCIIKHILKVSDSKLSYHLSILSGSGIIKGAREGNWIIYSATEEGKQMIEGISGK; from the coding sequence ATGATTATTCCCGAACCTATAAAATGCGAAATAGAATATAAAGGAGGAGTGGACAACCTTTATAAAAAAATGCCTCCTGAAGATGAATTCAAGAGATGGAGTGAGATTCACCATGCATTATCATCCCCACTCAGGTTGAAGATACTATATATGGTAGCCAGGCAACCCCTTTGTGTATGCATAATAAAGCATATTCTGAAAGTATCTGATTCAAAGTTATCATACCACCTTTCAATATTAAGTGGAAGTGGTATTATTAAAGGAGCCAGAGAAGGAAATTGGATAATATATAGTGCTACTGAAGAAGGCAAACAGATGATTGAAGGAATATCAGGGAAATAA
- a CDS encoding UbiA prenyltransferase family protein, whose product MVSTTGSKSRNPYLELLRPEIADMDLALPAASALLASYIYAGDLPSVLPFIIAIIGGYAAITSSYVFNDCCDIDIDKINLPERPIASSTLTQEQGLKYAFVLVVIASIAALYLNPESFVVLVIAVSTISIYSKFAKRSTYLSFVPVGIAYGLVPIGIWLAFDPAGILKGADTSILPLPGIFLGIMMCVTDWGFTLSGVSRDVEGDRAKGAPTFPVVFGVPATSKLVTACWIIGVISSLIIGWTAQLGPIFFTGAILAGMWMIIQSIDFIKNPMPERGGMLFLQGSRYRGVMFGSLIIDVILSIVSEGYVNILW is encoded by the coding sequence TTGGTATCTACAACTGGATCGAAGTCTCGCAACCCCTATCTGGAACTACTCAGGCCTGAAATAGCTGATATGGATCTTGCCCTGCCGGCAGCAAGTGCATTGCTTGCATCATATATATACGCCGGAGATCTACCTTCGGTTTTACCTTTCATTATTGCAATTATTGGTGGTTATGCTGCGATAACAAGTTCTTATGTGTTCAATGACTGTTGTGATATTGATATAGATAAGATAAACCTGCCCGAAAGGCCCATCGCATCTTCTACTCTCACGCAGGAACAGGGGCTCAAATATGCCTTTGTCCTTGTAGTTATTGCATCAATAGCTGCCTTGTACCTGAATCCCGAGTCTTTTGTGGTACTTGTGATAGCAGTTAGTACTATAAGCATATATTCAAAATTTGCTAAAAGATCTACCTACTTAAGTTTCGTACCAGTGGGTATTGCATATGGGCTTGTACCGATTGGTATTTGGCTTGCATTTGATCCTGCGGGAATTCTAAAGGGTGCGGACACTTCTATTCTCCCCCTTCCCGGGATATTCCTGGGTATTATGATGTGTGTTACCGATTGGGGATTTACTCTTTCCGGTGTCTCCAGGGATGTGGAAGGTGACCGGGCTAAAGGTGCGCCTACATTCCCTGTAGTATTTGGTGTACCTGCGACATCTAAATTGGTGACTGCCTGTTGGATTATAGGTGTAATTTCTTCTCTCATAATAGGTTGGACGGCACAACTTGGTCCTATTTTCTTCACAGGGGCAATTCTTGCGGGGATGTGGATGATTATCCAGTCTATTGATTTCATCAAAAATCCTATGCCAGAAAGAGGAGGAATGCTTTTCCTTCAGGGTTCTCGCTACAGGGGCGTAATGTTTGGCTCCCTGATAATTGATGTAATTCTGTCTATAGTTTCTGAGGGTTATGTGAATATTCTATGGTGA
- the serB gene encoding phosphoserine phosphatase SerB produces MIRFDEVTLASNSNRKFSKLIIFDMDSTLIDAECIDELALAAGVADKVAQITDRTMRGELDYHLALLERVKLLKGLEITKAKEAVEKIELMPGAKELLEHVQSIGYKTAMLSGGFTLSSDRVAKLLNIDYVYANTLEVKNGYLTGVVSGPMTQNLSKEVAFEEIARKNGFLPEDCIVVGDGANDVCIFKRAGYSIAFNPKPILHQHADVIISKKDLRALISVIDSLQ; encoded by the coding sequence ATGATCAGGTTTGATGAAGTGACTTTAGCCAGCAATTCTAACAGAAAATTTTCTAAACTGATTATTTTTGATATGGACAGCACCTTAATAGATGCTGAGTGTATCGATGAGCTTGCACTTGCTGCAGGAGTGGCAGACAAAGTTGCACAGATTACAGATCGCACAATGAGAGGAGAACTTGATTACCATCTGGCTCTTCTGGAAAGAGTGAAACTCCTTAAAGGTCTGGAAATAACAAAGGCAAAGGAAGCGGTTGAAAAGATCGAACTAATGCCCGGTGCAAAAGAGCTCCTTGAGCATGTACAATCAATTGGATACAAAACTGCAATGTTATCCGGTGGATTTACTCTGTCCTCGGACAGGGTTGCAAAATTACTCAACATCGATTACGTATATGCCAACACTCTAGAGGTGAAAAATGGATATCTGACAGGTGTAGTGTCTGGTCCTATGACACAAAACCTTTCAAAGGAAGTTGCCTTTGAAGAAATTGCCAGAAAGAATGGCTTCCTACCCGAAGATTGTATCGTGGTAGGAGATGGGGCAAATGATGTCTGTATATTTAAGAGAGCAGGTTATTCAATTGCATTCAATCCAAAACCAATTCTCCATCAACATGCAGATGTCATAATTTCGAAGAAGGACCTTAGGGCCTTAATCTCCGTGATTGATTCACTACAATAA
- the tgtA gene encoding tRNA guanosine(15) transglycosylase TgtA produces MTAVFEILQKDAAGRIGRLHTPHGVVETPTVMPVINPNINTIPSSEMHQFGAQILITNSYIISRKDELRNVALEKGLHHLLDFDGPIMTDSGSFQLSVYGDVEVTNEQIIAFQKNIGSDIAVPLDIPTPPDVSYKRAEDELETTLERVIAAREIVTDDMLLAGPVQGSTHMDLRVHSAKTLSKHAFDVYPIGAVVPLMESYRYADLVDVVISSKKGLDPVKPVHLFGAGHPMMFALAVAMGCDLFDSAAYALYAKAGRYITVAGTSHLKDLQYLPCNCPVCSAHTASEIKSASNSKELLARHNLYVTFAEIRNIKQAIREGNLLELVEQRCRSHPSMLSALKRLYNYSPWLEGLDPFSKSTFFYTGPESSKRPEVARFKERLGRFNLDGKILIRSKSVKGEATYDHVLNFKPPFGAYPVELSEVYPFNAEIPDEMDPGAIGVALQNVIELINKNRNGVFYLSLPKQYTVHPLYEDLKKNAIPLDEMPDENL; encoded by the coding sequence ATGACCGCTGTATTCGAAATACTGCAAAAAGACGCAGCTGGCCGTATTGGTAGACTGCATACACCACATGGTGTTGTTGAAACACCAACGGTTATGCCAGTTATCAATCCCAACATAAACACAATACCCTCTTCTGAAATGCATCAGTTTGGTGCGCAAATACTTATTACAAATTCATATATCATTTCTCGCAAGGACGAACTCAGGAACGTAGCACTGGAAAAAGGCCTGCATCATCTTCTGGATTTTGATGGTCCCATCATGACAGATTCAGGTTCTTTTCAACTATCCGTTTATGGGGATGTTGAAGTAACAAACGAGCAGATAATAGCGTTCCAAAAAAACATTGGTTCTGATATTGCAGTTCCCCTTGATATCCCAACTCCTCCGGATGTCTCTTACAAAAGGGCAGAAGACGAACTTGAAACGACCCTTGAAAGAGTGATTGCAGCCAGAGAAATTGTAACGGATGATATGCTTTTGGCGGGTCCTGTACAGGGCTCCACTCATATGGATCTCAGGGTACACAGTGCGAAAACCCTTTCAAAACATGCCTTTGATGTATATCCTATCGGAGCTGTGGTTCCACTTATGGAATCCTACCGTTATGCGGATCTGGTAGATGTTGTTATTTCTTCCAAAAAGGGCCTTGATCCTGTAAAACCGGTCCATCTATTTGGGGCTGGTCATCCAATGATGTTTGCTCTTGCTGTAGCAATGGGATGTGACTTATTTGATTCAGCAGCTTATGCCCTTTATGCAAAAGCAGGCCGCTATATAACGGTTGCCGGAACATCTCACCTTAAAGATCTTCAGTATCTTCCATGTAATTGTCCCGTTTGTTCTGCTCATACTGCATCGGAAATAAAATCTGCTTCCAACTCCAAAGAATTATTGGCAAGACACAATCTTTACGTGACGTTTGCCGAAATTCGCAACATCAAGCAGGCAATAAGGGAAGGTAATTTGTTAGAGCTTGTGGAACAGCGGTGCAGGAGTCATCCCTCAATGTTGTCGGCCCTTAAAAGATTGTACAATTATAGTCCCTGGCTTGAAGGACTTGATCCGTTTTCCAAATCCACTTTCTTTTATACTGGTCCCGAATCCTCAAAAAGACCGGAAGTTGCACGATTTAAAGAAAGACTTGGCCGCTTTAATCTGGATGGTAAAATTCTTATACGCTCAAAGTCCGTGAAAGGCGAAGCAACTTATGATCATGTCCTGAATTTCAAGCCTCCGTTTGGAGCATATCCCGTTGAACTCTCTGAAGTATATCCTTTCAATGCGGAAATCCCTGATGAAATGGATCCGGGTGCAATAGGTGTGGCGCTGCAAAACGTAATAGAACTTATTAATAAAAACAGGAATGGAGTATTCTATTTGAGTCTTCCAAAACAGTACACTGTTCATCCCCTTTATGAAGATCTCAAGAAGAATGCCATTCCTTTAGATGAAATGCCCGATGAAAATCTTTAA
- a CDS encoding proteasome assembly chaperone family protein: MSETDYKSDVHIITEKVKSEEPILIEGFPGIGLVGNIASQQIIEELDMEYIGSIESRYFPPIAVLYEGVINMPVRIYENPDLNLIMVVSDIPINPSISYDVSKALVDWAQSVNVKEIISIAGIATASEEPIVFGAATTEEMLERIKEKVEIFQMGTISGISGSIMAECFMRKLPAISLLGATQTQNPDPRAAAAVIKILNDLCDYSIDTESLIEQAEKIEVEMQKLAEDVRTTEQPSSARKEFPMYG; encoded by the coding sequence TTGTCGGAAACAGATTACAAAAGTGATGTACATATTATCACAGAGAAGGTAAAATCCGAAGAACCTATTTTAATAGAAGGGTTCCCGGGTATCGGGCTTGTGGGTAATATTGCAAGTCAGCAAATAATTGAAGAACTCGATATGGAATATATAGGTTCCATAGAATCTCGTTATTTCCCTCCTATAGCCGTGCTCTATGAGGGTGTAATCAATATGCCTGTAAGGATATATGAAAATCCGGATCTCAATCTAATAATGGTTGTGTCGGATATCCCCATCAATCCTTCTATTTCCTATGATGTAAGTAAGGCCCTTGTTGATTGGGCTCAGTCAGTAAATGTAAAGGAAATCATTTCAATTGCCGGAATTGCTACTGCGAGTGAAGAGCCTATTGTCTTCGGTGCTGCTACAACTGAGGAAATGCTGGAGCGCATAAAAGAAAAAGTGGAAATCTTCCAGATGGGTACAATATCGGGAATTTCCGGCAGTATTATGGCGGAATGCTTTATGCGTAAACTTCCTGCCATCAGTCTTCTTGGGGCTACACAAACCCAGAATCCGGATCCAAGGGCTGCTGCAGCTGTAATAAAGATCCTAAATGACCTGTGTGATTACTCAATAGATACGGAAAGTCTCATCGAGCAGGCTGAGAAGATTGAAGTTGAGATGCAGAAACTTGCAGAAGATGTGCGGACCACAGAACAGCCATCTTCCGCCAGAAAAGAGTTCCCGATGTATGGGTGA
- a CDS encoding DUF169 domain-containing protein: MVHEWIKNIKSIMDEGSPVCITFQNSTKGDVSEKLFCEIITDARYGKQSLIRTQRCRVGKFILGKSNEPPAEYYFNSGRYASYEIAENAVLSLSRLEKEYGSLKIEPLSKNSSKFDLCILYLRPEKAMRIIQAIAYYNGTPADIQTIGAASVCSDCVAGTLNKGIALSFGCKGSRKHSKYSSEEVPIGIRYDMLEKVEKALGIIPDTFD; this comes from the coding sequence GTGGTACATGAGTGGATAAAAAACATAAAGAGCATTATGGATGAAGGAAGTCCGGTTTGTATTACTTTCCAGAACAGCACGAAAGGGGACGTATCTGAGAAACTCTTCTGCGAAATCATTACCGATGCAAGATATGGAAAACAATCCCTGATTAGGACACAACGATGCAGAGTCGGCAAGTTCATCCTTGGCAAAAGCAATGAACCCCCGGCTGAATATTATTTTAATTCAGGTAGATACGCATCATACGAAATCGCAGAAAATGCGGTCCTTTCCCTAAGCCGGCTTGAAAAAGAATACGGGAGTTTGAAAATCGAACCTCTTTCAAAAAACAGCTCAAAATTTGATCTTTGTATTTTGTATCTGAGACCTGAAAAAGCAATGCGAATAATCCAGGCGATAGCCTATTACAATGGAACTCCAGCAGACATTCAAACAATCGGCGCAGCTTCTGTATGCAGTGATTGTGTAGCAGGGACCCTGAATAAAGGAATAGCCCTGTCTTTTGGATGTAAGGGATCCAGAAAACACAGCAAGTATAGCAGCGAAGAAGTACCTATCGGAATACGCTATGACATGCTGGAAAAAGTAGAAAAGGCACTGGGAATTATCCCGGATACCTTTGATTGA
- a CDS encoding NAD(P)-binding domain-containing protein, with translation MDADVIVIGASPAGLAASRVASEQGLDVLLMDKQNVLGENTHPANTFFKGMFDRAGENVDSSYVLKNLRGANIVAPSGSYVEVESPAYFLDRPAFDRYYIQKTRDSGVDIATSVEAYNVLKNDEGVSVSTSQGTFDSKLVIISDGINSKLASLCGLSAMKHPDDIGWAMEAEVEGEGIGEPDMFEYFVGSVAPGWKSTYSPCGGDRATLGVYVRRHGRDVSSFFDRWVDKFKRMKGLSNLRIGEVKTGGDPIATIPNQMVADGIMLTGGASGQSGIGYSIHGGKMCGKVAAESIQEANTSSRFLSRYSRMWAKEYRTEYYLGRMALETLRKMDDSEINSMMEVFKQEDLSFLQGSSLQKALQVSLFMLKKKPSSLLGFSAFLRNR, from the coding sequence ATGGATGCTGATGTCATTGTGATCGGTGCTTCCCCTGCCGGCTTAGCTGCTTCCAGGGTAGCATCAGAGCAGGGTTTGGATGTCCTTTTAATGGACAAACAAAACGTATTAGGTGAAAACACACATCCTGCTAACACTTTTTTTAAAGGAATGTTTGACAGGGCCGGCGAAAATGTGGATAGTTCCTATGTCCTCAAAAATTTAAGAGGGGCTAATATTGTAGCCCCTTCCGGATCCTATGTGGAAGTCGAAAGTCCCGCTTATTTTCTGGACCGCCCTGCATTTGACCGGTACTACATACAGAAAACCAGGGATTCAGGTGTTGATATTGCGACATCAGTTGAAGCATATAATGTATTGAAAAATGATGAAGGGGTTTCTGTGAGTACTTCGCAGGGCACCTTCGATTCAAAACTTGTAATAATCTCAGATGGGATCAATTCCAAACTCGCTTCTCTTTGTGGCCTTTCTGCAATGAAACATCCGGATGACATAGGTTGGGCTATGGAGGCAGAGGTAGAAGGTGAGGGGATTGGTGAGCCGGACATGTTTGAATATTTCGTGGGAAGCGTGGCTCCCGGATGGAAATCAACTTATTCTCCCTGTGGAGGCGACAGGGCAACCCTGGGTGTCTATGTAAGAAGGCATGGCAGGGATGTATCTTCCTTTTTTGATAGGTGGGTGGATAAATTCAAGCGCATGAAGGGTTTGTCAAATTTACGCATAGGTGAAGTGAAAACCGGAGGGGATCCTATCGCTACTATTCCCAACCAGATGGTTGCTGATGGTATTATGCTTACAGGAGGTGCATCCGGACAATCTGGCATTGGCTATTCCATACACGGAGGCAAAATGTGTGGAAAAGTTGCTGCTGAAAGTATACAGGAGGCAAATACTTCCTCACGTTTCCTGTCCCGTTATTCACGTATGTGGGCAAAGGAATACAGGACCGAATATTATTTGGGTAGAATGGCGCTTGAAACTCTCCGCAAAATGGATGATAGTGAGATAAACAGTATGATGGAAGTTTTCAAACAGGAGGACCTATCTTTCCTCCAGGGTTCATCTCTTCAAAAAGCATTACAGGTCTCTCTTTTCATGCTAAAAAAGAAACCGTCATCGCTTCTTGGTTTCAGTGCATTCCTGAGAAACAGGTGA
- a CDS encoding radical SAM/SPASM domain-containing protein, translating to MKYDFYKNPFFKVYATVENGRVNMHTSGLASKAVKPLLSDMMDMFDGSKPALVNGESLVFSTWMPPIPGKAFDRLVSSQMGYMRGKMVPEQVTISITEECPNRCLHCALPNTNNRASLSPEVVRNAIDQCLEMGSTLIIFDGGEPLLYEGLEDLINYVDNEKAISGMFTSGVGLDFAKALSLKEAGLDMLSVSLDSAFEVNHDRMRGRTGVYRAAMSAIEKALDVGLMVNIYVVISPSNIDELDDFYQLAKDMGVHEITFFEIVPTGRWLDHKDDLLSSGDMQKFNDFIERSNNMSGPRVFSVPHVLRKMGCFAGKKWLHITPEGNVSPCACIPISVGNIHEEKINIIWDRIRKDSVYKAKTCLMRDDNYRNQYVLK from the coding sequence ATGAAATACGATTTTTATAAAAATCCCTTCTTCAAGGTTTATGCTACTGTTGAAAACGGACGTGTCAATATGCATACCTCAGGTCTTGCATCAAAAGCAGTGAAACCGCTGCTATCAGATATGATGGACATGTTCGATGGTTCTAAACCGGCCCTTGTAAATGGTGAGTCTCTTGTATTTTCCACCTGGATGCCCCCTATCCCAGGAAAGGCTTTTGACAGATTGGTTTCCAGTCAGATGGGGTATATGAGGGGGAAAATGGTTCCTGAACAGGTGACAATTTCCATCACCGAGGAATGTCCCAACAGGTGTCTGCATTGTGCATTGCCTAATACAAATAACAGGGCATCTCTTTCTCCTGAGGTTGTAAGAAATGCTATTGACCAGTGTCTGGAAATGGGTTCGACTCTAATTATTTTTGATGGGGGTGAACCTCTGTTATACGAAGGACTTGAAGATCTCATTAACTATGTTGATAATGAGAAAGCAATAAGCGGTATGTTTACTTCCGGCGTAGGTCTGGATTTTGCAAAAGCCCTGTCATTAAAAGAAGCAGGCCTGGATATGCTCAGTGTAAGTCTGGACAGTGCATTTGAAGTAAACCATGACAGGATGCGTGGCAGGACAGGTGTTTACAGGGCTGCTATGTCTGCTATAGAGAAAGCCCTTGATGTCGGATTAATGGTAAATATATATGTTGTAATTTCTCCTTCTAATATCGATGAGCTGGACGATTTCTACCAACTTGCAAAGGACATGGGTGTACATGAAATTACCTTTTTTGAGATCGTACCAACTGGCCGATGGTTAGATCATAAGGATGACCTTCTATCATCCGGGGACATGCAAAAATTCAATGATTTTATTGAACGTTCGAATAACATGAGTGGACCTCGTGTATTTTCGGTTCCTCATGTATTGCGCAAAATGGGATGCTTTGCTGGCAAAAAATGGTTGCATATAACCCCTGAAGGAAATGTCAGTCCATGTGCATGCATACCAATTTCGGTAGGTAACATACATGAAGAAAAAATAAATATAATATGGGATAGAATCCGGAAAGATTCTGTATATAAAGCAAAAACCTGTCTTATGCGGGATGATAATTACAGAAATCAATACGTCCTTAAATGA
- a CDS encoding coiled-coil protein, with product MQKELKDKRKDLRDTSEEHKNKRNELNAQASTLASKRNELNKKTKDLINEAQEYKKLRDENNEKVQEFKDLRDKTNEKANELFGKVDELRSANNLTGPSLKEIRKDIDRLEFSQQTEVLTPSKEKELVNKISELRKLYDTKKKQIESNTELNDLLTEAQEIREEASGYHTTLSEYAQKAQEYHDKMITTFKEADKIRAESDTAHKEFVQIQEKADEEHKAFIAAQKEIRDIDKELRKLKKKDGGKKGADMEEVRKDAEDIFDKFKSGEKLTTENLMTLQKSGLL from the coding sequence ATGCAAAAAGAACTGAAAGACAAAAGGAAAGATCTGAGGGACACCTCTGAAGAACACAAGAATAAACGTAATGAACTTAATGCACAGGCAAGTACACTTGCATCAAAACGCAATGAGCTCAACAAAAAGACCAAAGATCTTATCAACGAAGCACAGGAATATAAAAAACTTCGTGATGAAAACAACGAAAAAGTTCAGGAATTCAAGGATCTTCGTGATAAGACCAACGAAAAGGCAAATGAACTTTTTGGAAAAGTTGATGAGCTCAGAAGTGCCAATAATCTTACAGGACCATCCCTGAAAGAGATTCGCAAGGATATCGACAGGCTGGAATTCTCACAGCAGACCGAAGTTCTTACACCATCAAAAGAAAAAGAACTGGTCAACAAGATATCCGAACTCCGGAAACTTTACGATACAAAGAAAAAGCAAATTGAAAGTAATACTGAGCTAAATGACCTGCTTACGGAAGCACAGGAAATCAGGGAAGAGGCTTCCGGCTACCATACAACCCTTTCTGAATATGCTCAGAAAGCTCAGGAATATCATGACAAGATGATTACCACTTTCAAAGAAGCGGATAAGATACGCGCGGAATCCGATACTGCACATAAAGAGTTTGTACAAATCCAGGAAAAAGCAGATGAAGAGCACAAGGCTTTCATTGCAGCTCAGAAGGAAATCCGGGATATTGACAAAGAACTTCGCAAACTCAAGAAGAAAGATGGTGGCAAGAAAGGCGCAGATATGGAAGAAGTCCGTAAGGATGCCGAGGATATATTTGATAAGTTCAAATCCGGCGAGAAACTTACTACAGAAAACCTCATGACTCTCCAGAAGTCCGGTCTTCTATAA
- a CDS encoding DUF473 domain-containing protein: MEYVALTGISHDVVTDLKNHGLRTIEIRSPHNFFTTLNLNVGENIFLTSTSTQDLTAGTKGIIVKLMQHQVSTHRIINGTDNFYEEREMTMIRIQLQSKCVARVRKVLSNQIGQITLVDAEEISFYDAR; encoded by the coding sequence ATGGAATATGTTGCTTTAACCGGAATCTCTCACGATGTAGTTACAGATCTTAAAAATCATGGCTTAAGGACTATTGAGATTAGAAGTCCTCATAATTTTTTCACGACACTGAATCTGAACGTAGGAGAAAATATTTTCCTTACTTCCACAAGTACACAGGATTTGACTGCAGGCACAAAGGGTATTATCGTAAAACTAATGCAGCATCAGGTTTCTACGCATCGTATAATCAACGGTACGGATAATTTTTACGAGGAAAGGGAAATGACCATGATACGTATCCAGCTGCAATCTAAATGTGTGGCAAGGGTGAGGAAAGTGCTCTCCAATCAGATAGGGCAGATTACCCTTGTTGATGCCGAAGAAATTTCCTTCTATGATGCCCGTTGA
- a CDS encoding F420-dependent methylenetetrahydromethanopterin dehydrogenase — protein sequence MVKVGFIKLGNLGMSQVIDLVQDEIAAREGISTRVFGTGPKMDKETAASTEELKAWEPDFVVMISPNASAPGPKSARELWNDYPCIVVSDGPTKKDDRQALEDAGFGYIIMTVDPLIGAKTEFLDAVEMASFNSDAMKVLSTCGVVRLLQEELDAVTAQVDEGKSGADLELPHILAKPQKCIERAGFNNPYAKAKGLASLHMASKVAEVNMPACFILKEIEDVALTAATGHELMRAAAQLAIEAREIEKANDSVFRQPHSKKGVQLQKTKLYEKPQKV from the coding sequence ATGGTAAAAGTAGGATTTATCAAATTGGGTAACCTGGGTATGAGCCAGGTCATTGACCTTGTACAGGATGAAATTGCAGCCAGGGAAGGTATCAGCACCCGCGTGTTTGGTACTGGCCCCAAAATGGACAAGGAAACAGCAGCTTCTACTGAAGAATTGAAGGCGTGGGAGCCTGACTTTGTTGTAATGATCAGCCCCAACGCAAGTGCACCGGGTCCCAAATCTGCCCGTGAGTTATGGAACGATTATCCATGTATTGTCGTCTCTGACGGACCTACCAAGAAAGATGACAGACAGGCTCTTGAGGATGCAGGTTTCGGTTACATTATAATGACCGTTGATCCTCTTATCGGTGCCAAGACAGAGTTCTTAGATGCTGTTGAAATGGCCTCCTTTAACTCTGATGCAATGAAGGTCCTCTCTACCTGTGGTGTTGTCAGACTTCTTCAGGAAGAACTTGATGCAGTAACTGCCCAGGTCGATGAAGGCAAATCCGGTGCAGACCTTGAACTTCCACACATTCTTGCAAAACCACAAAAATGCATTGAACGTGCAGGTTTCAATAACCCTTACGCTAAAGCAAAAGGTCTTGCATCTCTCCACATGGCAAGCAAAGTCGCAGAAGTAAACATGCCAGCCTGCTTTATCCTTAAAGAGATTGAAGATGTTGCTCTCACTGCAGCAACAGGCCATGAACTCATGCGTGCAGCCGCACAGCTTGCAATTGAAGCCAGGGAAATTGAGAAAGCCAATGATTCTGTGTTCAGGCAGCCTCATTCCAAGAAGGGTGTCCAGCTTCAGAAAACAAAACTTTATGAGAAACCACAGAAAGTGTAA